ATGTCTGAGAATCCATCAGACTTTATCcctatccccaccccacccttCCTTCATCAAAGCcctggcactcaaagcagccttgggcaaatctgagcttcctccactcaaggctggacctgcaggtttcagctccttggcaccaactcccacctgcttggcttggagaaagagctgcccgaggcacagagggatgttcatttattgccagcaaaccaaaccagaggaaggcacagctcaatAAAAACCAAAAGTCCTTCTCCTGATGTATATTAAGTCCACATTGCCTCCACTGAAGTCCACTTTGCACAGCAGATAGTCTCAGcttttccagctccaggcacagggcCAGTCCCTaagctggggcagccagaaagcTGTTCTCATTTCCTCATCAGTCCTGCTCTGATCAGGAAGGGAATCTCGGACAAAAGGTTATTGCAGGTTCATATATGTCACTCAAATCCAATAGGAGACTCCCCAGTTAGACCAAATCTCTGGGACACACAAGATGGGGGCTACTGAAGGAGGAGGGAATGGaaacaggacttttttttttaaagaaaacatcaaaagcacagaaaataaaaatttgtacCTAAGGAAAGACCTCATTGTTCATGGGAGTTCTGGCACACAGTGGGAGCGTCATTGGGCAAACAATATTCTACAATTCAACATCACGGACTGTTCTGacccaaaaatcaaatcctttgAGGTACACAGAgtgtttccccatccctctgcatcaTCCACCAAGTGCACCCGAGTCCTTGAGCAGAAACAATCCCATGGGTGGGTTTACGTTCGCTTAAGGCAGGACTAATCCAAACTGTCCTCCCCAACATATTCCTCATATGGACCACAGGGATTTTATCCCCTTCAGTGGTACGGAGAGGTTCTTTTTGGGCAGGGCCAGTTCAACTGGTAGAGTTCATTAACAAGGTTTGTGTGATGCCTTAAagctttctggattttttttgttttttaaatttaaaagtagTTGTGTAGTAACTGTAGATGTTAATGTAGCTGTAGCATAGCAGTTTACACAGACCCAACCCTATTATCCCATTTTATATCcaactttctaaattcctttagcgtgtttagacttcttttcaaggtCAAATTGTAGAGAAACACCTCTACTGAACAACTTCACACCCTAGGCCTGGACAACAAGATCCCACAAgagacaaagcaaccttcaagcccagaactctGGAGGcgctccaaggactgtacgtgctgtgaacaagagaaagatgaggaagaaggggtcccaaagacCCCAAACTCAATTCCCCAAGGGGCGTTTcgggggcagaactgggcagaactgGGAGGTGGAGAGTTCTGGCATTGGATGGACCATCTTCTAAAACTGTAGAACCATTGCCTGGGAGGGTGCGTCGTGTGTGTTCCCCTGGGCCTGTGGGCCTgattaaaggacctgctctttTGAGCTGATCTTGGACACTGAACTGGCCTGGAGTTTTCTCTCTTGAGCTTACAGGATTAACTAACTGGGTGGCTTTTGCTAAATGCACATCCCAAGGTTTGAAGGTCCCAGTGCCCATTGCTTTCCAGGTGGTTTGGAACAGTCCACTCTACCTTTCAACTTTCCCAGAGGCTTGTGCAGGACAGGGAATATGATCCATCCACTCCATGCTGAGCTCTCTGGTCCAGGTGTGCCCAAGGTTGTTTTTGAAAAGAGTCCTGCTGTCCAactccagtgtttctggagggccgtgtctccacaggacttgcttttccaggcccaggatggtgttgtgggcagtggtgggaggcacagggggtgtcTCCTGCCATCCAGGGGTTGTGTCCACCACTGTCAGCACATAGAGCTtgccttggtgggtttggggagtgtgctgggatcaatctgccaggcctgccCACATCTCTATCTCAGCCAtcatcccccaccccacaggggcTTTACCCTCTTGGCCTCTTTGATGGCAGCACATGTTTCCCAGTTGTGGAGAACCTGGCAGTTGGTGTCCAGGGTTAAATGCAGCCCTGGATCCCAAgcccagctggatgttgcacCTCTTCCCTGAGGCCCTGAGGTGTCCTGGGCCCAGCGAGCCAGGAATAATTCCCCCTTGTGTTGCCAGTCCAGCTCTAcctgagacactttcatctggtcagtcccatccccctgtccattgttggatgtcactcaggagcccaactcttggctccctgtgcatctccaggatggactttcaCAGCCAACCTCTCGACCCGGGGGGCAGGAGGGCCTACCCTGAGAAGGCCTAAAATGCCATcagacaatgccaacagtgccagctctcatgcaagctgtctgtgagatctgCCAGTTACCAGTGGCACcctgggaatggttttggtgttgaatgatgctcaaaccagcctggttcacccaactccaaacacacctcctgcttttggaagttggatgggacagagaagctgctcactggcctgtccatttgtgaggagcagtcaatcccttcctactagagaagtccagtcccctttcatccAGGCAGGTTCTTCTAACACAGCTCTTCTTGGGgtagatgtgtggagattcctgccttgggtggggacgccctccaaggacactcctcaaggttgagcaaaagaaatctccccacGACCATTGGtctgggtgagttacatcagaTCTCTATGtgataattatttcttttggctagctttaatataattgtttcaataattgcttcaatatagtGCACTATCCTATCTCATACTGTACTACTTGTAGTTTTAGCCTTtttattgtgtagtaaataattctgattaagatcttttgtctgatcatttgcaAGAATAAAggattattttatataaatattttcattttgccaatcattaaaacctgtgggacaaaagtggttcaatcccACTTCTgcaattccttaaatttaatttgttgacaaACTCTGAGGCAAAGATTGGATCCCTTTTTTCTTGAGGCTCCGCAGTGggacaatggctccttgattccataAGATTGCACTGTTTCCCAATGTTCTTTGGCTCTATCAGGCCTtgcagtgtgacaatggcccactgattccatcatttttcccagtgtcacaatggacccttgattccgTGAGATTCTACAATGTCCCGTTGGTTCCATTTTGttccaaaaggttctgggatgtcacactggccccttgattccctgacCTTCCACAGAGTGCCGGAGTCCttctgattccatgaggttccacagtgtcccatgttccctttggttccaggaggccccagtgtattccaatggcccctggattccaggagattccacagtgtcctgggattcccttgtctccctgacTTTTGCAGTGTCCTggggtccctttgttcccaggaggttcctttgtttccatcaggccctgccacgtcccagactccctttggttccatgaggtgctgcagggtcacaatgtccccttgattccatgaggttccaccatgtcccagggttcctttggttccatggggttccacagtgccaaaactccctggttcttatccttccaacatttgtgggcccattctctccctgcctggggtggagccccattgtgtttgtgcaggaatggatccatggccatcctgccactgccccaattgaatgctgcacaaacgtcactgcaggcccgaccctggatgcaggaacagtctgggaactccaggcctgctgacattcagcagagccagtcgggggcccaaagagcacaagggattgactgcaacccctgcagttctctggcattgctggggacaaaggcaggaactgccaggagctctgcagagccctgacagtgccactgcaatcccaagctgcattgcccggggcaaccctcagcacagccaaggccacaacccttcctgaaaggtgtcccttctgggcagggccagggggacaaacccctccatctgtccctgcacatgttgtgtccaattctcatcccccacttagggacaaagtcaggctccattgggtgtttagctttgcatttgcttcactctttttgcttccaacacacacaccccccagtctgggcagagtctggccccccaaagaacacaagacatGACTagttgtggctcctgctgcaggggctggaacttgggtcacaatctgtgccaggagcagagaggtccctccccacagaaacttcttggcaGTGGAGTTCTTAGGAaaacaggacaggctgtggggatcacttgcagggcacagccaaggACATGTCTTGAACATCTTCCTGTTTACCATGACCagctttttcattcctttttctctctgttttctcatgcttgGTCCTCCAGTGCCCACTGGGATCCTACCCTTCCTTTGGTTCTTTCCTAGACATCCCATGACAAGTCTTGTccagtccccaaatcccctttctggTTGCCCATCATGAGTCTCAGAGCCCGAGGCCAaatcccccatcctcagctgcaAGGTCACCCTGAGAGGTTCTGCCATTGACCCACTTGCTTAAAGTTTCATACAGATACCTTGGAACTTCCTTGGAATTAATTTGTTACCTTTTGGGCTTAGAATGGCTTCTTCAAAAACATGGTAATTCATGTCCCAGCAATGGAAATTCTTCTAAAAAGGAGCTTGAGACTTTAGACTCAAAGAATGacagaatgctttggcttggaagggataTAAAGCTCCTCTGGTCCAAACTCCTGGATGTGGACAGTGACATCTTCACTAATTGAGGCTGCTCAAAGTTTCTAACCTTGAACAAATCCAGGAAGGGGACTTCCTCTTCTCTGGGAACCTGATGCAGTTTTTGCCAGCCCCACTGGtaagtatttcttcattttatccaATACAAATCTCCCCtatttcagttcaaagccattgCCCCATATTCCTCCACTACAGGCCTTGGCAAAATGTATCCCTTAGACTATGAGGACAACgttttcatctgcaaacaccttggagagtGCTCAGAGAAATCCctacaaaatgtttttcttaggAGCATCTGTTTTGGTGCATCCACCCCATTCTCCTCAGGCCTGGTCaatgatctcaggagctcctgacaagccttgaccaaaccagctgagcaatgaagagcccctggactggaccaggggTGTGaggaagtgtccctggactggaccaggtgctcctggatgataaAGGTGGGAACAATCCGGACTGGAACAGTTTGGGAACACAagataatcagtcatcccatgaaagccttggaacattccctgcctTAATTGTGACCCGAACGGagcagtttggatacaattcctaaatagtttggaaactccagtcattcctgaccccaggatggaaattcagcagataactaaagccagtccccttgtgagcccacacccagcagggctgagggaggccctggcagctccccagcacctccctctcagtgggacacctctggcagcctctcccagctcgggaaccctccagtttgcaacactccaaagagcggcgctgatgcccaggacaattctgatccccctccacaaacactcctccagctgggacccttgtctggtgggaaacacagagggatttgtgggagtgtttccctgacaacaggagaatttgggagagggacctttccacagccagctcttgatgtgtgcacacatctctgcctgtggtgtgggtgtgaattgactgtggggTGAATGTTGTTGTGAAGctctaattcagtcactgttaaaattgtggcaAATGCTGTTGAATCACTTGATAACAGTTTAACAAgtcaataattaaatgctactaattacttttgcccccttatctttGGGTTCAAATTCTTTGCAttctgaccctcttgcatctaaaggctctgtgtaaatcattccttttcgtcaaaaaatatatattttcatgacttccactttaaaatcttcctccttagctaaactaaaAACAACTCTAATTAGTTGTTGATGTCTTGAAGACGTGAAGACAAttaatggaagagaaagaaattgtttttccgttttttaatgagccccacggtgtgtttcAAGATGAGTCCATCATCCTCAcatactgagagaagattgaagaagctgctcaagaagtcagaagccaaacttcAAGtcccttgaagcattgctgggccccactgagggcaggcactgccaaagcctccccagggactccttggagcagctccttggaggccaggagtgcaggcagacaaaggctctgggcaggcccctgcaatgctgagcaaagcctgccttggttttgtggagcacaaaggccaaggcctgagccccaggccctggcccagcagatcctgtccctcccggctggctcagggctgtttggggggcactgggatgggagggggaggaacaacaaaggcccaaaactgggcaacccctgccaggctgctgagggaggggcgaggcagaacccaagtgcagaacctgccaggaaagtggcttgtggtggcctgagtggcagaggcagctgccagaggcaaggggacaaaggcctgggtgcctttgggccttgcagccctgccagagcccttggccatctctcctgcaggctgtcctgccctggccctgctgctgctctggccttgcaggctgcacacacccctcctgctttcccaccccctcccagcagcatttctagaccctccctgatggctctgcaccagctctggctgttccctggaacacaaagccaggCCATCACCGTCTTAGTGACCTCTGGCACCATAAGGTTCCTATTTGAGTAACATTCCTTTTTCCccaccttcagtctgaaccttcCAAGTTGCACTTtaggggtttctttttctttccagcaccaagaaaagctccatcctgtcagatctcctctagaccctctccagttcttcctccttcctccacaatggggaacctcacagacagacagaccagtccagatgtggtgaccccagagctgagtccaggggggtgacaactcccttatctgggtgcccacactccccctaaggcagccccacgtgcagttggccttaaatgAAGGgaccattctgattctttgaaacgtcacggaatcaagtggccctgtgacactgcagggcctcctggaaccaaaggaatgcagggacactgtggaatctcatggaaccaagggaccattgtgacatgcagggtctctttggaacaaaacGAACCCTGAGATAtctcagaacctcatggaaccaagggaccactgtgcctccccagaactccatgggatcaagcagagccgctgcctcccccccgccgccacacggaccggagtcgccggctctgccccgcttggacacctctggagtcagcgtgttcttgggcagcacaactgatctcagaccagagagtttcaCAGATTTTGCTTTACcacctctttcccttttttattttctttgttctttgttcattcagggggaaaagggggaagggaggcacgtgttgatccctgtttttatctgtttacaaaagggagttgggatggggggggagagaggaggcaatttctctctctgctgttgctttgaactgttctcttggtattgctgtttttgctgctatatttcttgtcagtaaactgctattttttcacttatacctccttgtattATGTCTGATtgtactggtggggaataaaaggggagtgagttcattttattggagttcccaccccaatatgtgtctttaaacctgGACAAGTTGCTCAAAaggctccctgaaatttggcatcatccacaaaggacttgaaaatgcattttgtcccattgtacagagagataataaagatgttctatagtggtgttcaagggctgatcactgagggatttcacagatttgctgccaagaggactttgtgccatggattttattggacactcttcattcagccaacttctcacccaccacatcttctacttcttcagtccagctctcatCAGTCTGGCTCTaagagaccacaggagaccatgtcaagggACTTGCTGAAGTCTGGGAACACAACAtccccttctattccctcccacaggggttctgcaatccctgccttgtccttcccatgcctggcaatggctgcaggaggacttgccctatccccttccctgctgagcctgagcagtctggaactctgccaaccctccttgctgccctgtttgcagactgcttccatgtctgcctttgccaaggccccaggaagctctgggctggctctggcctttccaagggtttgggagaggtctcccagtgacactgcccagccttcccaatatccctgacaccaaaaccttttccatagcccacactgccagaggagtgcccaggacacaacacaggttgtcctggtggttctggagaatgagaagggatttcttcctcgaggccaacccctccaattggattggagtgcagctgaaaggtttcctcagcattttgcccagtgcctccctgccctgaaggtttgtggccatcaggctggagctgagggggttgggcaggtgcctgaggagggggtagaacaagggctgtgtccaactgtgccaggagggctgtgctgggcaaggatgaggaggctgcagaaaacagtggcactggggaggggagaggagcaggtggagagaccttgtgcctgcccatgctgggcaggagctgccccaggatggcagctctgaagcactcccaggatgtccctgggaacaggaggggaagactggatctgaaaatggaacctggaaagcagagagcaggagtgtcatggtgacactgcaggagagtcccagcccaggagcaaggtgacagaagaagtgacccagtccatACAGTGACCTCAGAAGATCCCagagcatcctggagatgctggaagggagcccagctctgcttcacaagtttccaggacctgtccctgcctgtgctccaaagtcttccaccccccaggactgtgctcagagagcactcaggccttaccccgagaaaggggctcaggaggacagtgtggaagtggcaagagagcagctctgcaaagaccaagtactgctgctccctggcagtgctgctgggctgggattattgtccccttcccgtttgcaaagacaccctgtcctgcagtgtgctgtcctttaggaacatctgagaagaagggtcttggacaaagaagacactgcagggtccttaattttatttaaatactcagagagcacaattcatcatttatacatccCTGGGTTgaattcaatgggtagacactaaactagaaggcagatgcataataatattccattataaagaaaattattgcaagaagaacCCAATGACCTCcacgaaaaacctgagcaggaaggttgggccattaaggagtccccttctgaatgctacacaccagaaaacaggaACTCTATTGCtactgaaaagcatccagtcatcattttcctcagggcatccttgagctcctggttcctgaggctgtagatgagggggttcagtgctggaggcaccactgagtacagaactgacagggccagatccagggatggggaggagaagaagggagGTTTCAAGTAGGCAAATGTGCCAGTGCTGAGAAACAGGGAgagcacggccaggtgagggaggcacgtggaaaaggctttgtgccgtccctgctcagaggggatcctcagcacagccctgaagatctgcacataggagaaaacaatgaaaatgaaacaaccgAACACTAAACAGCCACTAACCAgaatgagcccaatttccctgatgtatcctgagtgtgagcaggagagcttgaggatgtgtgggatttcacagaagaactggcccagggcattgccctggcacaggggcagggaaaatgtattggctgtgtgcagcagagaattgaTAAaaccagtggcccaggcagctgctgccatgtgggcacaagctctgctgcccaggagggtcccgtagtgcaggggtttgcagatggcaacgtagcggtcgtagcacatgatggtgaggagataaaactctgctgagatgaagaagtaaaagaaaaagagctgtgcagcacatcccatgtaggagatggttgtggtgtcccagagggaattgtgcatggctttggggacagtggtgcagatgcagcccaggtctgtgagggagaggttgagcaggaagaagcccatgggggtgtgcaggtggtggtcgcaggctacggcgctgaggatgaggccgttggccaggagggcagccagggagatggccaggaagagccagaagtgcaggagctgcagctcccgcctgtctgccaatgccagcaggaggaactgggccatggagctgctgttggacatttgctgttccttagcacagggtctattcagaaaaggaaaagacagggaACAATTAGGAGATACACCTCTCAGCAAAGATACTCCATCTTTCATAGTAATCCCCCCAAACCATTTGTATTTCCCTTATGCTGGCTCAGAGGGGTGTGAGCAGCAAGAAttctgcccatgtgctgccaagggcttagctttgctctgctgcagtggcGACATGGAGCTGGTTTGTTACAGCTCTGATGATCACAAGGGATGTCATATGTAACCCACCTTTAATGGAAAAGCTCCATTTCTGACCCCCCAACTCACAAGAGTGTGGTCTGCAGAACAGAGGTTTCTATTGTCTTTAGAATAACTCTTCTGTTAGATATGTTCCACCATTAAATCTGCAGACTGTTCTTCTTAGGagtaaaaattctcatttttattgctaaaaATGTGAAGAATCTTTAGAAAAGACAAGTGACAAAAGGGCTCAGCTCTTAGTGGTttagagcagagccaggagagctgcagagtCCTTCAGCctgtttcccatctgccctgctcTTTCCCTTGTGCTGAATTCACTTTGAtttcacacaaataaatattaaaaaccacATCCACAAATACGTGTGCAGTGGTGAGAACAGGACAATGTTGTTTccaagggcagctctgggaagtgtcccctgtgccagcccagaggtgcagctgtgctggacagagcaggacaggagccctcctgcagggaaaccaagggctgggacaggagagtgcccacccccaagggaaggctcagcactgcccaggatcctgtgctcatttctgagactgcctgaaatattcatctctgagagtaaaagagttggaatttcagtgcagcctcctgacctgagagaacaatgtctatACAACAGTGCctaagcaggaaacacacctcaggactaattcctttcctgtagcccctgtcttttgtgagctttgcaaaaGATTCTCCATTCAATATGGTGTAGTTTtgtggagctgtgagcaggtgTGACCCTGCAACAGCgagacatggaaaagatcctccctcagctgccagtttgctccttgcccacagcccttgtgccccagccctgggagcagctccccgggccggctgagagctgcccctggcaggcagcagagtccctgcccagcacagcgccctgggctgcaggaccctgctctgccccacagcccagggcacccctggctgcacccccggcttcacagctcttccaaactgccccaaaacagcccctgctcacccatcccatcagctggggctgggccagctttaggagatgcctccaggagctgcccctgcactgccctgcagccccagactcaccatgtgcagccctgccaaggttcctcctgcagggagctctcagccatcctgccagtgctgagccccttgaaggggccctgtctgtgccctgctggtgtccctgagctggcctggcagtgccctcagccctgctgggctgtgcagaggagctgctcctgggcacagctgtctctttgaagctcttcttgcttgccaggagctccctgtgtgccaggaacccggcccagctcagcagcacagcaacagc
This Pseudopipra pipra isolate bDixPip1 chromosome W, bDixPip1.hap1, whole genome shotgun sequence DNA region includes the following protein-coding sequences:
- the LOC135406339 gene encoding olfactory receptor 14J1-like, encoding MSNSSSMAQFLLLALADRRELQLLHFWLFLAISLAALLANGLILSAVACDHHLHTPMGFFLLNLSLTDLGCICTTVPKAMHNSLWDTTTISYMGCAAQLFFFYFFISAEFYLLTIMCYDRYVAICKPLHYGTLLGSRACAHMAAAAWATGFINSLLHTANTFSLPLCQGNALGQFFCEIPHILKLSCSHSGYIREIGLILVSGCLVFGCFIFIVFSYVQIFRAVLRIPSEQGRHKAFSTCLPHLAVLSLFLSTGTFAYLKPPFFSSPSLDLALSVLYSVVPPALNPLIYSLRNQELKDALRKMMTGCFSVAIEFLFSGV